The Cucurbita pepo subsp. pepo cultivar mu-cu-16 chromosome LG08, ASM280686v2, whole genome shotgun sequence genome contains a region encoding:
- the LOC111799652 gene encoding mitochondrial adenine nucleotide transporter ADNT1-like, whose product MASEDVKRSESAVSTIVNLAEEAKLAREGVKAPSYALLSICKSLVAGGVAGGVSRTAVAPLERLKILLQVQNPHSIKYNGTIQGLKYIWRTEGFRGLFKGNGTNCARIVPNSAVKFFSYEQASRGILAFYREKTGDQDAQLTPLLRLGAGACAGIIAMSATYPMDMVRGRLTVQTDKSPYQYRGIFHALSTVLREEGPRALYKGWLPSVIGVVPYVGLNFAVYESLKDWLIKSKPFGLVEDSELSVTTRLACGAAAGTVGQTVAYPLDVIRRRMQMVGWNNAASVVTGDGRSKAPLEYTGMVDAFRKTVRYEGFRALYKGLVPNSVKVVPSIAIAFVSYEMVKDVLGVEIRISD is encoded by the exons ATGGCTTCGGAGGACGTCAAACGAAGCGAATCGGCTGTTTCTACGATCGTAAACCTGGCAGAGGAGGCGAAACTTGCGAGAGAAGGCGTCAAAGCACCTAGTTATGCTCTGCTTAGCATCTGCAAATCTCTGGTTGCTGGTGGAGTCGCCGGTGGAGT GTCTCGAACTGCTGTTGCCCCTTTGGAGCGTTTGAAGATATTATTACAG GTCCAGAATCCTCATAGCATAAAATATAATGGGACGATACAAGGCTTGAAATATATTTGGAGAACTGAGGGTTTTCGAGGATTATTCAAAGGCAATGGTACAAATTGTGCTCGTATAGTACCAAATTCAGCAGTAAAATTCTTCAGCTATGAGCAAGCTTCTCG GGGAATACTGGCCTTTTACAGGGAGAAGACTGGTGACC AAGATGCACAACTCACTCCTCTTCTACGTCTTGGTGCTGGAGCTTGTGCTGGAATAATTGCCATGTCAGCAACTTACCCTATGGACATGGTGCGAGGCAGACTAACTGTGCAG aCAGACAAGTCTCCTTACCAGTACAGAGGAATATTCCATGCTCTTTCAACGGTGCTTCGGGAAGAAGGTCCAAGGGCTTTGTACAAGGGTTGGCTTCCTTCTGTCATTGGAGTT GTTCCTTACGTGGGTCTCAACTTTGCTGTGTATGAATCGCTTAAAGACTGGTTGATTAAAAGTAAACCATTTGGACTTGTTGAAGATTCAGAGCTCAGTGTGACAACACGTCTAGCATGTGGAGCTGCTGCTGGAACAGTCGGTCAAACTGTTGCTTATCCTCTTGATGTCATTCGTAGAAGAATGCAGATGGTGGGCTGGAATAATGCTGCTTCCGTAGTCACTGGTGATGGAAGAAGTAAGGCACCCCTCGAGTACACTGGCATGGTTGATGCTTTTCGAAAAACAGTTCGTTATGAAGGCTTCAGAGCATTGTACAAGGGTTTGGTCCCCAACTCAGTAAAG GTTGTCCCATCAATTGCAATTGCATTTGTGTCGTACGAGATGGTGAAGGACGTTTTGGGAGTTGAGATTAGGATCTCAGACTGA
- the LOC111799654 gene encoding arabinogalactan peptide 20-like produces MASSSDSTPTAFSGFFTCFALIFFILSPLVHAHSSASAPAPAPASDGTSIDQGIAYVLMLMALVLTYLIHPLDASSYQFFLN; encoded by the exons ATGGCGTCGTCTTCCGATTCTACTCCTACGGCATTCTCTGGCTTCTTCACATGCTTCgctctcatcttcttcattctatCGCCACTCGTTCACGCGCACTCTTCGGCTTCTGCTCCCGCTCCCGCTCCCGCTAGCGACG GGACCTCCATAGACCAGGGGATTGCGTACGTGTTGATGCTGATGGCGTTGGTTCTCACATATCTCATCCATCCTCTCGATGCATCTTCCTAccaattttttctgaattgA
- the LOC111799797 gene encoding NDR1/HIN1-like protein 6 — protein MTEPPLKPVLQKPPGYKELNLAAQPVVRPSARKLILPSPMNQKNKKRRSFCRGCCCFLCFFLLILIIVAVAAGGVLYLWFEPKLPVFHLQLFRILKLNVTDKSDGSYLNARTLGRIEIKNPNSKLSLNYGDIEIKIAAGEGTQTELGSTILRSFVQSNENKTSLKIETIVSNETVDSGAGWKLISGNRTGELIVNVGAETKIGYMVNGRRMPPVKIEVTCGGVRLKSLNRGDMPKCSIHLRRWFL, from the coding sequence ATGACAGAGCCGCCATTGAAACCTGTTCTCCAGAAGCCTCCGGGGTATAAAGAACTGAATCTCGCTGCTCAGCCGGTGGTGAGACCGTCGGCGAGGAAATTGATTCTTCCTTCGCCGATGAAccagaagaacaagaagcgACGGAGCTTCTGCCGTGGATGCTGTTGTTTCCTCTGCTTTTTCCTTCTGATTCTGATCATTGTGGCTGTCGCCGCTGGTGGAGTTTTATACCTCTGGTTTGAGCCAAAACTCCCTGTCTTTCATCTCCAATTATTCCGAATCTTGAAATTGAACGTCACCGACAAATCGGACGGCTCGTATCTAAACGCGAGAACCCTCGGTCGTATCGAAATCAAGAACCCTAACTCGAAGTTATCACTGAATTACGGCGATATCGAGATCAAAATCGCCGCTGGAGAAGGAACTCAAACTGAATTAGGATCAACGATTTTGCGAAGCTTTGTTCAATCTAATGAGAACAAGACGAGTTTGAAGATCGAAACTATAGTCAGCAATGAAACAGTCGACAGCGGAGCGGGCTGGAAGTTGATCTCCGGCAACCGAACCGGCGAGTTAATAGTGAACGTCGGAGCAGAGACGAAAATCGGATATATGGTGAATGGTCGGAGAATGCCGCCGGTGAAGATCGAAGTGACGTGCGGAGGCGTGAGGTTGAAAAGTCTCAACAGAGGCGACATGCCGAAATGCTCCATCCATTTGCGCCGATGGTTTCTGTaa
- the LOC111801111 gene encoding acidic endochitinase-like — MEFRRRALLLCIMVLTLMAKSNAGKMAIYWGQNGNEGTLADTCATGNYQIVILAFLSVFGNGQSPQINLAGHCDPFSNGCTKLSSDVKSCQARGIKVILSIGGGVGSYFLSSPDDAKKVADYLWNNYLGGHSPSSPRPLGNVVLDGVDFDIEGGTNKHWDELARALLDFGNRNGKKVFITAAPQCPFPDAWLGDALSTGLFDFVWVQFYNNPPCQFSGDGTNLFDAWKVWTSKIPHAQIFLGLPAAPAAAGSGFIPADALKSVVLPVVKLSSKYGGVMLWSKFYDDQTGYSSSIKQAV, encoded by the exons ATGGAGTTCCGACGTCGAGCTCTCCTCCTCTGCATCATGGTTTTGACGTTAATGGCGAAATCCAATGCTGGGAAAATGGCTATTTATTGGGgtcaaaatggaaatgaaggCACTTTGGCTGACACTTGCGCCACCGGAAACTACCAGATTGTGATCCTTGCTTTTCTCTCCGTCTTCGGCAACGGCCAGTCGCCGCAGATCAACCTCGCCGGCCACTGCGATCCGTTTAGTAATGGATGCACTAAATTGAGCTCCGACGTCAAGTCCTGCCAAGCTAGAGGCATCAAG GTTATTCTTTCCATTGGAGGCGGTGTGGGAAGCTACTTCCTCTCATCACCCGATGACGCCAAAAAAGTTGCAGACTACCTATGGAACAACTATTTAGGCGGACATTCCCCGTCTTCGCCTCGTCCCCTCGGCAATGTCGTGCTCGACGGTGTCGACTTCGACATCGAAGGCGGGACAAACAAGCATTGGGACGAGCTCGCAAGGGCTCTTTTGGACTTCGGCAACCGAAACGGCAAGAAGGTATTCATCACGGCTGCTCCACAGTGCCCGTTCCCCGACGCCTGGCTCGGCGACGCCCTTTCCACAGGTCTTTTCGACTTCGTTTGGGTTCAATTCTACAACAACCCACCATGTCAATTTTCAGGAGATGGCACCAATCTTTTTGATGCTTGGAAAGTATGGACTTCCAAAATTCCTCATGCACAAATCTTCTTGGGCCTCCCCGCGGCTCCGGCGGCTGCCGGCTCTGGGTTCATTCCGGCCGATGCTCTCAAATCGGTGGTGCTACCAGTCGTCAAACTCTCATCTAAGTACGGCGGCGTTATGCTATGGTCGAAGTTTTACGATGATCAAACTGGCTATAGCTCTTCCATTAAACAAGCTGTTTGA
- the LOC111799653 gene encoding mitogen-activated protein kinase kinase kinase 7-like, producing MLLLGSSMEQFRQLGEALGSVKAIMLFKDSIQINQRQCCFLLDVLNFAYDSIAEEMNQNLRFEERHTRWKVLDQPLRDLNRVFKESEGFIRQCLEAKDWWVKALIQYQNNDCIEFHVHNLLYSVTVVVEAIETAGENSGFDHDDMMKKRLINSFKYRKEHKDSKIFRWKFGKQYLITQEFCNRIDAVWNEDRWFLLNRIREKKLTASSRYEQRLTDHLLKNLDGSKCLIGKLLPSSMLVGSRDYQVRRRLGGGSQYKEILWLGESFAMRHFFGEIEALIPEISILLSLSHPNITRFLCGFTDEEKKECFLIMELMSRDLSSYVKEICGYRKRIPFPLPVALDLMLQIARGMEYLHSNKIFHGDLNPYNILVKPRACSTDGYVHAQVSGFGLPVVKFKNSSNQNESLPFIWYAPEVLEEQDQSGSTPSCKNSEKSDVYSFGMVCFELLTGKVPFEDSHLQGDKMSRNIRAGERPLFPHSMPKYVTNLTKRCWHTDPNQRPGFSSICRILRYVKRFVAMHPDYSSQTDPATPAVDYCDIESCLLRKLSCWGSSAIVDIPFQMFVFRIVEKEKTGGSSVVKDTSESGSDGASACGDETTSSTDEPFPTLVEKRLPVSRESTNRRLSLSKNSSDVKYNKLPGTPQGRFSRPPQISPRGRSMRMNSESQLIAMTPKVRRLSGHASDSELP from the exons ATGTTGCTGTTGGGTTCTTCAATGGAGCAATTCCGGCAGCTCGGAGAGGCCTTGGGAAGTGTCAAGGCCATCATGCTATTCAAAGATAGCATTCAAATAAATCAGCGGCAGTGCTGTTTTTTGCTCGATGTTTTGAATTTTGCGTACGATTCAATAGCGGAGGAGATGAACCAGAATCTTCGATTCGAAGAACGGCATACTAGATGGAAGGTTTTGGACCAGCCATTACGAGACCTAAACAGAGTATTCAAAGAATCCGAAGGGTTCATTAGACAGTGTTTGGAAGCGAAAGATTGGTGGGTAAAAGCCCTAATACAATATCAAAACAACGATTGCATCGAATTTCATGTTCATAATTTGTTATACAGCGTGACTGTTGTCGTTGAAGCCATTGAAACAGCCGGTGAGAATTCCGGTTTCGATCACGATGATATGATGAAGAAGCGGCTAATCAACTCCTTCAAATACAGGAAAGAACACAAGGATTCGAAGATTTTCAGATGGAAATTTGGGAAACAGTATTTGATTACTCAGGAATTCTGCAATCGGATCGATGCCGTTTGGAATGAAGATCGATGGTTTCTACTCAATAGGATCCGGGAGAAGAAACTCACAGCTTCATCCAGGTATGAACAACGATTAACTGATCATCTTCTTAAAAACTTAGATGGATCTAAGTGTTTGATAGGAAAATTGCTGCCAAGCTCTATGTTAGTAGGATCAAGGGATTACCAGGTTAGGAGAAGATTAGGGGGTGGTAGTCAATACAAAGAGATTCTATGGTTAGGGGAAAGCTTCGCTATGAGGCACTTTTTTGGGGAAATTGAAGCCTTAATTCCTGAGATATCTATACTGTTATCACTTTCTCATCCAAACATCACGAGATTTCTTTGTGGGTTTACTGATGAGGAAAAGAAGGAGTGTTTCTTGATAATGGAGCTTATGAGTAGAGATTTATCAAGCTATGTAAAGGAGATTTGTGGGTATCGTAAGAGAATTCCATTTCCTCTCCCTGTAGCTCTGGATTTGATGCTTCAAATCGCAAGAGGAATGGAATATCTCCACTCAAACAAGATCTTCCATGGGGATTTGAATCCTTACAACATTCTGGTTAAGCCAAGAGCTTGTTCTACAGATGGGTATGTGCATGCTCAGGTGTCTGGGTTTGGGCTACCTGTTGTGAAGTTCAAGAACTCTTCGAATCAGAATGAATCCCTACCGTTCATATGGTATGCTCCAGAAGTTTTGGAAGAACAGGATCAATCAGGAAGTACACCGAGTTGTAAAAATAGTGAGAAATCTGATGTTTACAGCTTTGGGATGGTTTGTTTTGAGCTTCTGACAGGGAAAGTCCCTTTTGAGGATAGCCATCTTCAAGGGGATAAAATGAGTCGAAACATTAGAGCAGGGGAGAGGCCACTTTTTCCACACAGTATGCCAAAATATGTGACAAACTTAACGAAGAGATGCTGGCATACGGACCCGAATCAAAGGCCGGGGTTCTCGTCGATATGTAGGATTCTTCGGTATGTAAAGCGATTTGTTGCGATGCATCCTGATTATAGTAGTCAGACCGATCCTGCTACGCCGGCGGTGGATTACTGTGACATTGAGTCATGTTTGTTGAGGAAGTTGTCATGTTGGGGATCATCAGCAATAGTAGATATCCCATTTCAGATGTTTGTTTTCAGAATCgttgaaaaagagaaaactgGTGGCAGCAGCGTTGTTAAAGATACCTCAGAATCAGGAAGTGATGGCGCCTCAGCTTGTGGGGATGAAACGACATCCTCTACGGATGAGCCTTTCCCAACGCTGGTTGAAAAAAGATTGCCAGTTTCACGTGAAAGCACCAACAGGAGGCTTTCATTGTCAAAGAACAGTTCTGATGTTAAGTACAACAAGCTACCAG GTACACCGCAAGGACGATTTTCAAGGCCACCACAAATCAGTCCTCGAGGGCGTAGCATGAGAATGAATTCTGAAAGCCAGCTTATAGCAATGACTCCAAAGGTTAGAAGATTATCTGGCCACGCCTCAGATTCTGAGCTACCCTAA
- the LOC111799655 gene encoding pathogenesis-related genes transcriptional activator PTI6-like isoform X1 → MGRVCSGGIRFREIRTTTHKPATETKLVRISFTDGDATDSSSGEDEEPISIRHVKRHVTEIRLLTRSSKKSPPKSGAEPRKFRGVRRRPWGKWAAEIRDPFRRTRVWLGTYDTPEEAAVVYDQAAVRLKGPNALTNFAEAPISESTVATLLTPPPPAAAASDSEESRSLCSPTSVLRLEEQIWRPIEHVSEESALEMELNWLYDRNSNSLLFNSRTPQPINSDEMGDFGDIPMDFESCKWDVENYFQDPTFSISLTH, encoded by the coding sequence ATGGGTCGAGTTTGTTCCGGCGGAATTAGGTTCAGAGAAATCCGAACCACCACCCACAAACCGGCGACGGAGACCAAATTGGTTCGAATTTCGTTCACCGACGGCGACGCCACCGATTCCTCGAGTGGGGAAGACGAAGAGCCAATCTCCATCCGCCACGTCAAACGCCACGTGACTGAGATCAGGCTTCTCACTCGTAGTTCCAAAAAATCGCCGCCGAAATCGGGAGCTGAACCTAGAAAGTTCCGGGGAGTTAGGCGACGGCCGTGGGGGAAATGGGCTGCCGAGATCAGAGACCCTTTCCGGCGGACTAGAGTTTGGCTTGGAACCTACGACACGCCGGAGGAAGCTGCCGTCGTGTACGACCAAGCCGCCGTCCGCCTTAAAGGCCCCAATGCTCTAACAAATTTCGCCGAAGCTCCCATTTCCGAAAGTACTGTTGCCACACTTCTCACTCCGCCACCGCCAGCGGCGGCGGCGTCCGATAGCGAAGAATCTCGGAGTCTGTGCTCTCCGACTTCCGTTTTGAGATTAGAAGAACAAATTTGGAGACCCATTGAGCATGTAAGCGAAGAATCAGCATTAGAAATGGAATTAAATTGGTTATATGATCGGAATTCCAACAGTTTGTTGTTCAATTCAAGAACCCCACAGCCCATAAATTCCGACGAAATGGGAGACTTCGGCGACATTCCGATGGATTTCGAATCATGCAAATGGGACGTAGAGAATTATTTTCAAGATCCAACCTTTAGTATTTCACTCACTCACTGA
- the LOC111799655 gene encoding ubiquitin-conjugating enzyme E2-17 kDa-like isoform X2, which produces MASKRILKELNDLQKDPSTSCSGVQWVSSGRWPMLTQGDHDANPDDLLVPEISHLYKTDRAKYETTTRSWTKKICDGLVCIMGRLHDL; this is translated from the exons ATGGCGTCGAAACGGATCCTGAAGGAGCTCAATGATCTCCAGAAAGATCCTTCTACTTCCTGCAGTGGTG TGCAATGGGTATCAAGTGGTCGCTGGCCAATGTTGACACAGGGAGACCATG ATGCCAACCCAGATGATCTACTAGTGCCAGAAATTTCTCATCTCTACAAGACCGATAGGGCCAAGTATGAGACAACTACAAGGAGCTGGACTAAAAAAATATGCGATGGGCTCGTTTGTATTATGGGAAGG CTCCATGACCTGTGA